The following proteins come from a genomic window of Coffea arabica cultivar ET-39 chromosome 11c, Coffea Arabica ET-39 HiFi, whole genome shotgun sequence:
- the LOC113715376 gene encoding large ribosomal subunit protein uL29m isoform X2, translating to MSAIRAIGRTLFAAVKADTSSASSAAAAAASTARTKHNPLENFFEADRSPDDDKPVVYGRGWKASELRLKSWDDLQKLWFVLLKEKNMLMTQRQMLHAQNLRFANPERISKVWEKQGVKREDLIGETLSARYMFLPRKKSFLYLKM from the exons ATGTCTGCAATCAGAGCAATTGGTAGGACGCTTTTTGCTGCAGTCAAGGCTGACACTTCATCCGCATCTTCTGCAGCTGCAGCTGCTGCTTCCACTGCTAGGACTAAACATAACCCTCTTGAGAATTTCTTCGAGGCTGACAGAAGTCCAGATGATGACAAGCCTGTTGTATATG GTAGGGGCTGGAAAGCTTCTGAATTGCGCCTTAAATCATGGGATGATCTTCAGAAGTTATGGTTTGTTCTATTAAAGGAGAAAAACATGTTGATGACCCAACGCCAGATGCTTCATGCTCAGAACCTACGTTTTGCAAATCCAGAACGTATCTCCAAG GTATGGGAGAAGCAGGGGGTGAAGAGAGAGGACCTGATAGGAGAAACACTATCTGCCAGATACATGTTTCTCCcaagaaaaaaatcatttttgtatTTGAAAATGTAG